In a single window of the Limnohabitans sp. 2KL-27 genome:
- a CDS encoding SDR family NAD(P)-dependent oxidoreductase — MMHSLPEGYRALVFGASGAIGQAFVQALQSDPRCAKVYGVSRQSTPGLDLLDESSMAACAQTLAAQGPFHLVLDATGALTLNGRGPEKRLDELDAAHLLHALHLNAVGPSLLLKHFAPLLASGERVIWGKLSARVGSIEDNRKGGWYGYRAAKAALNMLLQTAAIEVARRRPMSVVAALQPGTVQSALSQPIVGGEAMRPDEAAKRLLVALDALQPTGRAQFVDHQGQHIPW, encoded by the coding sequence ATGATGCATTCCTTGCCCGAGGGCTACCGGGCTTTGGTGTTCGGCGCCAGTGGCGCCATTGGCCAAGCCTTCGTGCAAGCCTTGCAAAGTGACCCGCGCTGCGCCAAGGTGTACGGCGTCTCGCGTCAAAGCACGCCAGGCTTGGATTTGTTGGACGAATCCAGCATGGCCGCTTGCGCCCAGACTTTGGCCGCGCAGGGGCCTTTTCATTTGGTGCTCGATGCCACAGGTGCGTTGACCTTGAACGGGCGAGGCCCTGAAAAACGCTTGGATGAACTGGACGCTGCGCATTTGCTTCATGCCTTGCACTTGAACGCTGTGGGGCCGTCTTTGTTGCTCAAACACTTCGCACCTTTGTTGGCATCGGGCGAGCGGGTCATCTGGGGCAAGTTGTCGGCCCGCGTGGGCAGCATCGAAGACAACCGCAAAGGCGGCTGGTACGGCTACCGCGCCGCCAAGGCCGCGCTCAACATGCTGCTGCAAACCGCCGCGATAGAGGTGGCCCGCCGTCGGCCCATGTCGGTGGTGGCTGCCTTGCAGCCGGGCACGGTGCAGTCGGCCCTCAGCCAGCCCATTGTGGGCGGCGAAGCCATGCGCCCCGACGAGGCGGCGAAGCGTTTGCTGGTCGCGTTGGACGCCTTGCAGCCCACCGGCCGAGCACAATTTGTAGACCATCAGGGGCAGCACATTCCTTGGTGA
- a CDS encoding TRAP transporter substrate-binding protein, producing MKLSKLMLGLSLAVGVMATASAQITMRNSISVGQNSHQGEAIDTLSKEVEKRTNGRIKIQNFYSGSLGGERESIESVQLGTQELATTSTGPVPNFVPESRILDVPFLFRDKAHARAVLDGPIGQELLTKFDSKGFKALAWGENGVRHMTNSKRPVNAPDDLKGLKMRTMENPVHVAAYKSLGIVTTPMAFPEVFTALQQGTVDGQENPLSVIMAANFDQVQKHLTLTGHVYSPVVILMNKGSFDKLSAADKQIFLDSAKEAVKVNRARVDKDDANGVAELRKKGMTIIENVDKSKFLATMGPAMAEFEKQFGKANLDRIRNFK from the coding sequence ATGAAATTGAGCAAACTGATGTTGGGCCTGAGTTTGGCCGTAGGTGTCATGGCCACAGCCTCTGCGCAAATCACCATGCGCAACAGCATCTCTGTCGGCCAGAACTCCCACCAGGGCGAGGCCATCGACACCCTGTCCAAAGAGGTTGAAAAGCGCACCAACGGGCGCATCAAGATCCAGAACTTCTATTCCGGCTCTTTGGGCGGCGAACGCGAGTCGATTGAATCGGTCCAACTGGGCACCCAAGAACTGGCCACCACATCGACCGGCCCCGTGCCCAACTTTGTGCCCGAGTCGCGCATTTTGGACGTGCCCTTCTTGTTCCGTGACAAAGCCCACGCACGCGCTGTGCTGGACGGCCCCATTGGCCAAGAGTTGCTGACCAAGTTCGACTCCAAAGGCTTCAAGGCTTTGGCTTGGGGTGAAAACGGCGTGCGCCACATGACCAACAGCAAGCGCCCAGTGAACGCACCGGATGACCTCAAAGGCCTCAAGATGCGCACCATGGAAAACCCCGTGCACGTCGCGGCCTACAAGAGCTTGGGCATTGTGACCACCCCCATGGCTTTCCCTGAAGTGTTCACCGCCTTGCAACAAGGCACTGTGGACGGCCAGGAAAACCCCCTGTCCGTGATCATGGCGGCCAACTTTGACCAAGTGCAAAAGCACCTGACTTTGACAGGCCACGTTTATTCGCCCGTGGTGATCCTGATGAACAAGGGTTCTTTTGACAAACTCAGCGCCGCGGACAAACAGATCTTCCTCGACTCGGCCAAAGAGGCCGTCAAGGTCAACCGCGCCCGCGTGGACAAGGACGATGCCAACGGTGTGGCCGAGTTGCGTAAAAAGGGCATGACCATCATCGAGAACGTGGACAAGTCCAAGTTCTTGGCCACCATGGGCCCGGCCATGGCCGAATTTGAAAAGCAGTTCGGCAAAGCCAACTTGGACCGCATTCGCAACTTCAAGTAA
- a CDS encoding D-amino acid dehydrogenase, with protein sequence MCGSSTRLRRIKERSFMKKHMVIIGGGITGVTSAYALAQQGIQVTLIEKNRYPGMETSYANGGQLSASNAEVWTHPSTILKGLKWMLKSDAPLLMNPAPTWHKLSWMAEFVAAIPKYKDNTIATAQLAIESRAHHFAWAQAEGIDFDHKREGILHIYRDKKGFDHAGEVSKLLAQGGLPRRAVTPEEMKAIEPTLQGQYYGGYFTESDSTGDIHKFTFGLAKACERLGVKILTEHQVLNVASDGQTATVQVQHHGQTDTLSFDGIVICAGVHGRGLAAQLGDRLNIYPVKGYSITVGLNDAASQAAAPQVSLLDDETKLVTSRLGADRFRVAGTAEFNGIDLDIRADRIKPLVNWVNACFPGVDTRRVEPWAGLRPMMPNMLPRVGAGKKANVFYNTGHGHLGWTLSAITAHQLAGHVMHSMQQNVHAYMTPATA encoded by the coding sequence GTGTGCGGTTCGTCCACCCGTTTGAGACGCATCAAAGAGAGAAGCTTCATGAAAAAGCACATGGTCATCATTGGCGGCGGCATCACTGGCGTCACATCCGCCTACGCCCTGGCCCAACAAGGCATCCAGGTCACCCTGATCGAGAAAAACCGCTACCCCGGCATGGAAACGTCGTACGCCAACGGCGGCCAGCTGTCGGCCAGCAACGCCGAGGTCTGGACGCATCCGTCCACGATCCTCAAGGGGCTCAAGTGGATGCTCAAAAGCGACGCCCCTTTGCTCATGAACCCCGCGCCCACTTGGCACAAGCTCAGCTGGATGGCCGAGTTTGTGGCCGCCATTCCCAAGTACAAAGACAACACCATCGCCACGGCCCAACTGGCCATTGAATCGCGCGCGCACCACTTTGCCTGGGCCCAAGCAGAAGGCATCGACTTCGACCACAAGCGCGAGGGCATCTTGCACATCTACCGCGACAAAAAAGGCTTTGACCACGCGGGCGAAGTCTCCAAGCTGCTGGCCCAAGGCGGCCTGCCCCGCCGCGCCGTGACGCCCGAAGAGATGAAAGCCATCGAGCCGACCTTGCAAGGCCAGTACTACGGTGGCTACTTCACCGAGAGCGACTCCACGGGCGACATCCACAAGTTCACCTTTGGCCTGGCCAAAGCCTGTGAGCGCCTGGGCGTGAAGATCCTCACCGAACACCAGGTGCTGAACGTGGCCTCCGACGGCCAAACCGCCACAGTGCAGGTCCAACACCACGGCCAAACCGACACCTTGAGTTTTGACGGCATCGTTATTTGCGCGGGTGTGCATGGCCGGGGCCTGGCCGCGCAACTGGGCGACCGCTTGAACATTTACCCCGTCAAAGGTTATTCGATCACCGTGGGCTTGAACGATGCTGCCAGCCAGGCCGCCGCGCCGCAGGTGAGCCTGCTCGACGACGAGACCAAGCTGGTCACCAGCCGTTTGGGCGCAGACCGTTTCCGCGTCGCGGGCACGGCCGAGTTCAATGGCATCGACCTGGACATCCGCGCCGACCGCATCAAGCCCTTGGTCAACTGGGTCAATGCATGCTTTCCTGGCGTGGACACCCGCCGGGTGGAGCCTTGGGCTGGTTTGCGCCCCATGATGCCCAACATGTTGCCGCGGGTGGGTGCGGGCAAAAAGGCCAATGTGTTCTACAACACCGGCCATGGTCATTTGGGCTGGACACTGTCGGCCATCACCGCGCACCAACTGGCAGGCCATGTGATGCACAGCATGCAGCAAAATGTGCACGCCTACATGACCCCTGCCACCGCCTGA
- a CDS encoding addiction module antidote protein has product MKPQTRPFDITEMLQDDESIAEYLTLVMEDGDPALLAATLGDIARARGMTQIAKDAGMGREALYKALRPDASPRFDTVARVCKALGVKLVAQKLVV; this is encoded by the coding sequence ATGAAACCCCAAACCCGTCCTTTCGACATCACCGAGATGCTGCAAGACGATGAAAGCATTGCCGAGTACCTGACTTTGGTGATGGAAGATGGCGATCCCGCTCTCTTGGCCGCCACATTGGGCGACATTGCCCGGGCGCGTGGCATGACGCAGATCGCAAAAGATGCTGGTATGGGTCGCGAGGCTTTGTACAAGGCACTTCGTCCGGATGCCAGCCCTCGCTTTGACACCGTCGCCCGGGTGTGCAAGGCCTTGGGCGTGAAGTTGGTGGCGCAAAAGCTGGTGGTCTGA
- a CDS encoding TRAP transporter small permease: MKQLFLRFEARTTALSMMLACAMMALAAAFAIHQIVTRFILESPAEWTEVLIRFSLIWMVFLGIPTAFRTGSMVSVDLLYRLSGHRMRRILDAVVAISALVLCGVILWWGWDYANRGSVQSMIGLEGVSMFWAYLALPVGAVFSIIGVVGFWLDPQRMELENAQ, translated from the coding sequence ATGAAACAATTATTTTTACGCTTTGAGGCGCGGACCACCGCCCTCTCGATGATGCTGGCCTGCGCGATGATGGCCCTGGCTGCGGCGTTTGCCATTCACCAAATTGTGACCCGTTTCATCCTCGAGTCACCGGCAGAATGGACCGAGGTGTTGATCCGCTTTAGCCTGATCTGGATGGTGTTTCTCGGCATTCCCACCGCTTTTCGCACCGGCTCCATGGTCAGCGTGGACTTGCTCTACCGCTTGAGCGGCCATCGCATGCGGCGAATTTTGGATGCCGTGGTGGCCATCTCGGCCCTGGTTCTTTGCGGCGTGATTTTGTGGTGGGGCTGGGACTATGCCAACCGGGGCAGCGTCCAGTCCATGATTGGCTTGGAAGGCGTCTCCATGTTCTGGGCTTATTTGGCACTGCCCGTAGGCGCTGTTTTCAGCATCATCGGCGTCGTCGGTTTTTGGCTGGACCCCCAGCGCATGGAATTGGAGAACGCACAATGA
- a CDS encoding type II toxin-antitoxin system RelE/ParE family toxin produces MYQVETTKDFDAWLDGLKDSLTRKRLGMRLRKAQLGNLGDVKPVGEGVWEMREFFGPGWRMYYILQGTVLIVMLGGGDKSSQADDIASCLQLARLFKE; encoded by the coding sequence ATGTACCAGGTAGAGACGACCAAAGACTTTGATGCGTGGCTGGATGGACTCAAAGACAGTCTGACCCGCAAGCGCTTGGGTATGCGGCTTCGAAAGGCTCAATTGGGAAACTTGGGCGACGTGAAGCCTGTCGGCGAGGGTGTGTGGGAAATGCGCGAATTTTTCGGTCCAGGCTGGCGCATGTACTACATCCTGCAAGGTACTGTTTTGATCGTGATGCTGGGCGGTGGCGATAAGTCAAGCCAAGCCGACGACATCGCATCGTGTTTGCAGTTGGCCCGATTGTTCAAGGAATAA
- a CDS encoding N-acetyltransferase — translation MPLHILPVDYRNPVHRNALVMLLDAYAQDPMGGGEALGQDVKARLCDDLAARTDAASFIAWLGDVPVGLINCIEGYSTFKARPLMNIHDIAVLPGHRGAGVGQALLAAAEQHAKKRGCCKLTLEVLTGNSRALKSYLGFGFEPYALDPAAGQASFMQKWL, via the coding sequence ATGCCCCTTCACATCCTGCCCGTTGATTACCGCAACCCCGTCCACCGCAATGCCTTGGTGATGCTGCTGGACGCTTACGCCCAAGACCCGATGGGTGGCGGCGAAGCCCTGGGGCAGGATGTGAAAGCGCGCCTGTGCGATGACCTGGCCGCGCGCACCGACGCGGCCAGCTTCATCGCATGGCTGGGTGATGTGCCTGTGGGTCTGATCAACTGCATCGAGGGTTATTCGACCTTCAAGGCCCGGCCCTTGATGAACATCCACGACATCGCGGTGCTGCCTGGCCACCGGGGCGCTGGTGTGGGCCAAGCCTTGCTGGCCGCCGCCGAGCAACACGCCAAAAAGCGCGGCTGCTGCAAGCTCACGCTGGAGGTGCTGACCGGCAACTCGCGGGCCTTGAAGAGTTACCTCGGCTTTGGCTTTGAGCCCTACGCGCTCGACCCGGCAGCGGGCCAGGCGAGCTTCATGCAAAAGTGGCTTTGA
- a CDS encoding formylglycine-generating enzyme family protein produces MRRFNRGLRTGGVLGALFAVAFAQAQVGDKVPLGAWAIDRTEVTIGQFERYVRATGTVTRAEKEGGGFEYVGGWVRRPGWSWRQPDGVPAHADLPAVHLDFAESQAYCRWAGGRLPTGAEWQKAGFTELRDNPPAPWVKGRTYPWSTGDSPQGANTSDPDPWPRAAPAGATRQGVNGLYDMGANVWEWTTDMEGNQRRTVGGSWWYGAFNMKADVQAFKPADVYVVYLGFRCAYDLTPRGTHPSKTPP; encoded by the coding sequence ATGCGACGATTCAACAGGGGCTTGCGTACCGGCGGTGTTCTGGGCGCTTTGTTTGCTGTGGCTTTTGCGCAAGCGCAAGTGGGCGACAAAGTGCCACTGGGTGCTTGGGCCATTGACCGTACAGAAGTTACCATAGGCCAGTTTGAGCGCTACGTGCGCGCCACTGGCACCGTGACCCGGGCCGAAAAAGAGGGTGGTGGTTTTGAGTATGTGGGAGGATGGGTACGCCGGCCCGGTTGGTCTTGGCGCCAACCGGATGGCGTGCCTGCCCATGCCGATTTGCCTGCCGTGCACCTGGACTTTGCCGAGTCGCAGGCTTACTGCCGCTGGGCAGGGGGGCGTTTGCCCACAGGCGCGGAATGGCAAAAGGCGGGGTTCACCGAGTTGCGCGACAACCCCCCCGCGCCTTGGGTGAAAGGCCGAACCTACCCCTGGAGCACCGGTGACAGCCCCCAAGGCGCGAACACCAGCGACCCAGACCCCTGGCCCCGCGCAGCACCTGCTGGCGCCACGCGCCAGGGCGTGAACGGCTTGTACGACATGGGCGCCAATGTGTGGGAGTGGACCACCGATATGGAGGGCAACCAGCGGCGCACCGTGGGTGGGTCGTGGTGGTACGGCGCTTTCAACATGAAGGCCGACGTGCAGGCCTTCAAACCTGCTGACGTTTATGTGGTCTACCTCGGCTTTCGCTGCGCTTATGACCTCACGCCAAGAGGCACCCACCCGAGCAAGACACCCCCATGA
- a CDS encoding radical SAM protein: MPSPSPFKVLSLIPPMTQLNTPYPSTAYLTGFLRSRGFDAVQEDLALATVLALLNRAGLTALREAALALPESARSGPVNFFLDHFQNYAVSIDPVIAFLQGRDSTLSHRIAGRGFLPEGPRFAALDAYEDDGTGDPIGWAFGALGQSDCARHLATLYLNDLADVLRDAVDEGFEFVRYAERLAASQPSFDALAQALAQAPNLIDSTLEHLALQAIERHQPTLLLLSVPFPGSVYAAFRIAQCVKQAHPHIRIALGGGFVNTELRELKDARVFDHVDFVTLDGGERPLLSLIEHLQGQRSVQRLQRTFIRNGAGQVQYINLQEPDIPFEEVGTPTWDGLPLHQYLSLLDMLNPMNRLWSDGRWNKLTVAHGCYWKKCSFCDVSLDYISRYETASASTLVDRIEQIVAETGQTGFHFVDEAAPPKALKALAEELLRRGVQISWWGNIRFEKTFTPELCELLAQSGCIAMSGGLEVASDRLLNLMKKGVSVEQVAQVTQGFAEAGVLVHAYLMYGFPTQTVQDTVDALEYVRQLFENGCIHSGFFHRFVCTVHSPVGQNPEAYGVSLLPLPEGTFAKNDVGFVDPTPMPAGVDHDLLGQGLKKAIYNFMHGVGVDADVRQWFDLPKGQCPKPTVPRHKIAKALG, encoded by the coding sequence ATGCCCAGCCCCTCCCCGTTCAAAGTGCTCAGCCTCATCCCACCGATGACGCAGCTCAACACGCCCTACCCGTCCACGGCCTACCTGACGGGTTTTTTGCGTTCGCGGGGTTTCGATGCGGTGCAAGAAGATTTGGCGCTGGCGACCGTGCTGGCTTTGCTCAACCGCGCGGGCCTCACGGCCTTGCGCGAGGCGGCGCTGGCCTTGCCGGAGTCAGCGCGTTCGGGGCCGGTGAACTTTTTCCTCGACCATTTCCAAAATTACGCGGTCAGCATCGACCCGGTGATTGCCTTTTTGCAGGGCCGCGACAGCACGCTCAGCCACCGCATCGCAGGCCGTGGTTTTTTGCCCGAAGGCCCTCGCTTTGCCGCCCTTGACGCCTACGAAGACGATGGCACCGGCGACCCGATTGGCTGGGCTTTTGGCGCTTTGGGCCAAAGCGACTGCGCCCGGCACCTGGCCACGCTGTACCTGAACGACCTGGCCGATGTGCTGCGCGATGCGGTGGACGAAGGCTTTGAATTCGTGCGCTATGCTGAGCGTCTGGCCGCCAGTCAGCCCAGCTTTGATGCGCTGGCCCAAGCGCTCGCGCAAGCCCCTAACCTGATCGACAGCACGCTGGAGCACCTGGCCTTGCAAGCGATTGAGCGCCACCAGCCCACGCTGCTGCTGCTGTCGGTGCCCTTCCCGGGATCAGTCTACGCGGCCTTTCGCATCGCCCAGTGCGTCAAGCAAGCGCACCCACACATCCGCATCGCCTTGGGCGGCGGCTTTGTGAACACCGAGCTGCGCGAGCTGAAAGACGCCCGCGTGTTTGACCATGTGGATTTCGTCACGCTCGACGGGGGCGAACGGCCCTTGCTCAGCCTGATCGAACACCTGCAGGGCCAACGCAGCGTGCAGCGCCTGCAACGCACCTTCATCCGCAACGGCGCAGGCCAGGTGCAATACATCAACCTGCAAGAGCCCGACATCCCCTTTGAAGAAGTGGGCACACCCACCTGGGACGGCCTGCCGCTGCACCAATACCTGTCGCTTTTGGACATGCTCAACCCGATGAACCGGCTGTGGAGCGACGGGCGCTGGAACAAGCTCACGGTGGCGCACGGCTGCTACTGGAAGAAATGCAGCTTTTGCGACGTGAGCCTGGACTACATCAGCCGCTATGAGACCGCCAGCGCCAGTACGCTGGTCGACCGCATCGAGCAGATCGTCGCCGAAACGGGCCAGACCGGTTTTCACTTTGTGGACGAGGCCGCGCCGCCCAAAGCCCTCAAGGCTTTGGCCGAAGAACTGCTGCGCCGGGGCGTGCAAATTTCCTGGTGGGGCAACATCCGGTTTGAGAAAACCTTCACGCCCGAGCTGTGCGAGCTGCTGGCACAAAGCGGCTGCATTGCGATGTCGGGCGGGCTCGAGGTCGCGTCCGATCGCTTACTGAATCTGATGAAAAAAGGCGTCTCTGTCGAGCAGGTGGCGCAAGTGACCCAAGGGTTTGCCGAAGCAGGGGTGCTGGTGCACGCCTACCTGATGTACGGCTTTCCGACGCAAACCGTGCAGGACACGGTGGACGCGCTGGAATACGTGCGCCAGTTGTTTGAAAACGGCTGCATCCACAGCGGCTTTTTCCACCGCTTTGTCTGCACCGTGCATTCGCCCGTGGGCCAGAACCCCGAGGCCTATGGCGTGAGCTTGCTGCCCCTGCCCGAGGGGACGTTTGCGAAAAACGATGTGGGCTTTGTGGACCCAACCCCCATGCCTGCCGGCGTGGACCACGACCTGCTGGGCCAAGGCCTGAAAAAAGCCATCTACAACTTCATGCACGGTGTGGGCGTGGACGCCGATGTGCGCCAATGGTTTGACCTGCCCAAGGGCCAGTGCCCCAAACCCACAGTGCCCCGCCACAAAATCGCCAAGGCACTGGGCTGA
- the gcvH gene encoding glycine cleavage system protein GcvH, with protein MAIQYSEDHTWLQLTDDGITAVMGITVHAQDTLGDIVFVDLPDIGKRFAAREVAGVVESVKAAADVHMPAGGEILEVNEALRADPSLANSDPLGAGWFFKVKLSQPSDLDALHDEVSYKKLTD; from the coding sequence ATGGCCATCCAATACTCCGAAGACCACACCTGGCTCCAGCTCACCGATGACGGCATCACCGCTGTCATGGGCATCACGGTGCACGCCCAAGACACCTTGGGTGACATCGTTTTTGTCGATCTGCCCGACATCGGCAAGCGCTTTGCCGCCCGTGAAGTGGCTGGCGTGGTCGAGTCGGTCAAGGCGGCTGCCGATGTGCACATGCCCGCCGGGGGCGAGATCCTCGAGGTCAATGAAGCCCTGCGTGCCGATCCGTCTTTGGCCAACTCCGACCCTTTGGGCGCCGGTTGGTTTTTCAAGGTCAAACTGAGCCAGCCGTCTGACTTGGATGCCCTGCACGACGAGGTCAGCTACAAAAAGTTGACCGACTGA
- a CDS encoding TRAP transporter large permease — MSSVMLFTMLLCFALTVSVAVSIGLSGIVGIQIADANMLISVKEMFNSINKFPLAAIPFFILAGNLMETGGISRRLVEFAKSIVGGVQGGLPMTCVLTCMIFAAVSGSSVATTFAVGAILIPALIKHGYPKPWATALQATSAELGVIIPPSIPMILFGVSAEVSIGELFVAGVGPGLLIGGALMLFVWLYSKYKGWGKNDGDGRLSFGKATWQASWALLMPVIVLGGIYGGVFTPTEAAAVAVFYSFIVGTVIYREIGFKDMYNILRKSVISSAVIMFIIANAGLFAFMITRAGVPAAIGAWLQEVLQSPMYFLLGINAALFIIGMFIETSAAIIVLAPILVPVAMHFGIDPIHFGMVMIVNLALGMITPPFGVNLFAACTVARISLDRIIKDLIPFIGVILGCLMLISYVPAISLTLRDLIFNK; from the coding sequence ATGAGTTCAGTCATGCTTTTCACGATGCTGTTGTGCTTTGCACTGACGGTATCGGTGGCGGTTTCCATTGGTTTATCGGGGATTGTTGGCATTCAGATCGCCGACGCCAACATGCTCATTTCCGTCAAGGAAATGTTCAATTCCATCAACAAATTTCCGCTGGCTGCCATTCCCTTCTTTATTTTGGCCGGCAACCTGATGGAAACAGGCGGCATTTCTCGCCGTTTGGTGGAGTTTGCCAAGAGTATTGTGGGAGGCGTGCAAGGCGGCTTGCCCATGACTTGTGTGCTGACCTGCATGATTTTTGCGGCTGTTTCAGGCTCGTCGGTCGCCACAACTTTCGCGGTGGGTGCGATCTTGATTCCAGCCCTGATCAAACACGGTTACCCCAAACCTTGGGCCACCGCTTTGCAAGCGACCTCGGCCGAGCTGGGTGTGATCATCCCCCCATCCATTCCCATGATCTTGTTTGGCGTCAGCGCCGAAGTTTCGATTGGTGAATTGTTTGTCGCCGGTGTCGGTCCTGGCCTGCTCATTGGCGGCGCGCTGATGTTGTTTGTCTGGCTGTATTCCAAATACAAGGGTTGGGGCAAAAACGACGGTGATGGCCGCTTGAGCTTTGGCAAAGCCACTTGGCAAGCCAGCTGGGCCTTGCTCATGCCCGTCATCGTGTTGGGCGGCATCTATGGCGGCGTCTTCACCCCCACCGAAGCCGCGGCTGTGGCGGTGTTTTATTCCTTCATTGTGGGCACCGTGATCTACCGTGAAATCGGCTTCAAGGACATGTACAACATCCTGCGCAAATCGGTGATTTCGAGCGCGGTGATCATGTTCATCATCGCCAACGCCGGCTTGTTTGCATTCATGATCACCCGTGCCGGTGTGCCAGCGGCCATTGGCGCTTGGCTGCAAGAGGTGTTGCAATCGCCCATGTATTTCTTGTTGGGCATCAATGCAGCCTTGTTCATCATCGGCATGTTCATCGAGACCAGCGCGGCCATCATCGTGCTGGCCCCGATCCTGGTGCCGGTGGCGATGCACTTTGGCATTGACCCGATCCACTTTGGCATGGTGATGATCGTCAACCTGGCCTTGGGCATGATCACACCACCCTTTGGAGTGAACCTGTTTGCCGCCTGCACGGTGGCCAGAATTTCGCTCGACAGGATCATCAAAGACCTGATCCCCTTCATTGGGGTCATCTTGGGCTGTCTGATGCTGATCAGTTATGTGCCCGCCATCTCCTTGACCTTGCGGGATCTGATTTTCAACAAGTAA